A portion of the Brachionichthys hirsutus isolate HB-005 unplaced genomic scaffold, CSIRO-AGI_Bhir_v1 contig_840, whole genome shotgun sequence genome contains these proteins:
- the LOC137916575 gene encoding P2Y purinoceptor 4-like produces MEAANINQTTAFASGFDSGCRFNEEFKYVLLPVSYGLVFVFGFVLNAMALCLFLRMRPWNPSTVYMFHLALSDFLYVLSLPTLIYYYANRSHWPFGLAACKIVRFLFYANLYCSILFLTCISVHRYVGICHPIKAMTLVKSRHAHLVCGMVWGVVSVCLVPNLIFVTTSRRDNDTLCHDTTSQESFDEYVDYSSVVMMLLFGVPFLVIVVCYCLMARALRRPRRGLSSGEQGAASRRKSIKLIVVVLVVFAVSFVPFHVTRTLYYASRVLGFKCEVLNIVNFTYKITRPLASVNSCIDPILYFLAGDHYRSKLLSFLPGKRRTISGLTPSSHPDNNRGISLVFKKPAP; encoded by the coding sequence ATGGAAGCAGCCAACATCAACCAAACGACGGCGTTCGCCTCGGGCTTCGACTCGGGCTGCCGCTTCAATGAGGAGTTCAAATACGTCCTGCTGCCCGTGTCCTACGGTCTGGTGTTCGTGTTTGGCTTTGTGCTCAATGCCATGGCTTTGTGCTTGTTCCTGAGGATGCGTCCGTGGAACCCGAGTACAGTCTACATGTTCCACCTCGCCCTGTCGGACTTCCTGTACGTCCTCTCCCTGCCCACCCTCATCTACTACTATGCCAACCGCAGCCACTGGCCCTTCGGATTGGCCGCCTGCAAGATCGTCCGCTTTCTGTTTTACGCCAACCTCTACTGCAGCATCCTCTTTCTCACCTGCATCAGCGTGCATCGATACGTGGGCATCTGCCACCCCATAAAGGCCATGACCCTGGTGAAGTCCCGCCACGCCCATCTGGTGTGCGGCATGGTGTGGGGCGTGGTGAGCGTGTGTCTGGTGCCCAACCTCATCTTCGTCACTACTTCCAGGAGAGACAACGACACGCTGTGCCATGACACGACCAGCCAGGAGTCCTTCGACGAGTATGTTGACTACAGCTCCGTAGTCATGATGCTCCTGTTTGGCGTCCCCTTCCTGGTCATCGTGGTGTGTTACTGCTTGATGGCGAGGGCGCTCCGCCGGCCCAGACGGGGGTTGTCGTCCGGCGAGCAGGGCGCCGCCTCTCGACGGAAGTCCATCAAGCTCATCGTTGTGGTGTTGGTGGTATTTGCTGTGAGTTTCGTACCGTTTCACGTCACGCGGACCCTCTACTACGCCTCCCGTGTGTTGGGTTTCAAATGTGAAGTCCTCAACATCGTCAACTTTACATACAAAATCACCAGGCCACTGGCGAGCGTCAACAGCTGCATCGATCCAATCCTTTATTTCCTGGCTGGGGATCACTACCGGTCCAAGCTGTTGTCTTTTCTACCGGGAAAAAGACGCACGATAAGCGGTCTGACACCGTCAAGTCACCCGGACAACAACCGCGGCATCTCTCTGGTTTTTAAGAAGCCAGCCCCTTAA